GCCGATCATCCCGGAGTCGCCGTCGAACACCGCGCCGCGGCTGAGGACGCGGCCCGAGTCCGGGCAGCGACCCTCGGACTCTCCCACCCGCTGGTCCATGACATGTCCCATGCCGTGCGATCCGTTCCCCCTGGGGCGGCCCGCAGGATCGGGCCTTCCCGTGCTCGTTGTTCCCGGTGCCCCGCTTTCGCCGATTCAGTCCCGGTGCGCGACGGAAATCCGGCGGGCGGCCCGGGAACGTCCCGGCCGCCTCTCGCGTCCCCCTCCGCGACGGGGTCTCGCCGGAGGCCGTAACGAACCGTACGAGCCTGGTGGATACCGGGACCGACAGTTCTCCGGTGTTATAGATTTTGATCCACTTTTCAGTCTCGAACAGCAGGAGGAGATCGTGGGCGTTTCCCTGGGCAAGGGTGGCAATGTTTCGCTCAGCAAGGAGGCTCCGGGCCTGACCGCCGTGCTCGTGGGTCTCGGCTGGGACGCGCGCAGCACGACCGGCGCGGACTTCGACCTCGACGCGAGCGCGCTGCTGGTGAACGGCGCCGGCAAGGTCCTCTCCGACCAGCACTTCATCTTCTACAACAACCTGACGAGCCCCGACGGTTCGGTCGAGCACACCGGTGACAACCTGACCGGTGAGGGCGAGGGCGACGACGAGTCGCTGAAGGTGAACCTCGCCGGGGTGCCCGCCGATGTCGACAAGATCGTCTTCCCGGTCTCGATCCACGAGGCCGCCTCACGCGGTCAGAGCTTCGGCCAGGTCCGCAACGCCTTCATCCGCGTGGTGAACCAGGCGGGCGGCGCCGAACTCGCCCGTTACGACCTGACCGAGGACGCCTCCACCGAGACCGCGATGGTCTTCGGCGAGCTGTACCGGCACGGCGCCGAGTGGAAGTTCCGCGCGGTGGGCCAGGGTTACGCCTCCGGTCTGGCGGGCATCGCGGCCGACTTCGGCGTCAACGTCTGAGACGTCCATCGGACGCGCGCGCGTCCGCGCAGCGGCACGGGCGCACGTACGGCCGCGGGTCCACCCGCGGGTGACGGACCCCGTACGGGTACGGGTACGGAGACCGGCCCGCGCACGCGCACGGGAGCGGGCACCGACGGGGCGGCGGCGGCACCCTTCGGGGCCGCCGCCGCCCGCTGCCGGGCACACCGCCCTCAGACGTGGTCCGGGTCGCCGCCGTGGCCGGGGTCCGGATGGACCGGATCGTGCTGCCCGGCGCGCGCGGATTCCAGCTGCGCGGCCAGCGACAGACCGAGGAAGAGCGAGATGCCCGCCAGCTGCGACCACAACAGCAGCGCGACGAACGCCGTCAGCGGCCCGTACACCGAGCCGAACGACCCGCTGAACCCGACGTACAGCGTGAGCAGCCAGGTCGCCCCCACCCACAGCAGCAGATGCACGGCGGAGCCGAACGCCAGCCAGGTGTAGCCCGGTTGGTCACGCCGGGGCGCCCAGCGGAACAGCACGGCCGAGGCCAGCCAGGTCAGCAGGACCCCCACCGGAATCCGCGCCCACCCCCAGGCGTCCCGCGCCGTCTCCCCCCAGTGGAACGTCTCCGCGAGCGCGCCGCCCACCGCCGTGCCGCCGAGCAGGATGAGGAACCCGCCGATCAGCGGCAGCCCGGCGGCGACCGCGAGCACCAGGGCGCGCGAGTACTTCGCCAGGAACGGGCGGTCGCGTTCCACCCCGTAGATACGGTTTGCCCCGCGTTCGATCTGCGCCATCGCCGACGCGAGGTTCAGCGTCGCGAACCCCAGACCGAGCCAGACCGCCAGCTCACCCGCCGCGCCGGAGCCGGCGCCCTCCCCGACCCGGCCCAGCGACGTCCGGATCAGTTCGGCGCTCGGCCCCGGTGCTATTCGGGTGAGCGTCAACTCGACCACCCGCCCCACACTCTCCGTGTGCAGGGACGTCGCGACCCCCACCAGCGCGATGCAGAACGGCACCAGCGCCAGCACCACCTGGAAGGCCAGCGCCCGCGCGATGCTGAACCCGTCCGCGAAGCGGAACCGCAGGAACGCGTCGGTCAGCAGCTTCCGCCCGCCGTACGTGCGCAGCGCCGCCCACGCCTCGTCGCCGGAGAGTTCGTCCCCGATCATGTCCCGGGTCTGCGGTACCCGCACCACCGTGCCCATCGTGCCCCCGACTCGTGTTGATCTGCCGAGAACGGATTCTCGCAGGCGGGCGGATGTGAGAGGTTGCTCGGGGGGTTCGCTGTGGACCCCGGATGAGGTGGCCGAGGTAGAGGTAGGCCGTGAAAGTAGGGGCTGTGTTGCACGCAGGACGAGTGCTGAGGTTCGACGAGGTACGCGGATACGGGTTCATCGTCCCCCACGAGGGTGACGAGGACGTGTTCATGCACGCCAACGATCTGCTGGACGAGAAGTACCAGTACAAGGCGGGCAGCGAGGTCGAGTACGAGCTGGAGATGGGGGACAAGGGTCCCAAGGCGTCACGGATCAGACTGCTGGGCGCCCCGGCGTCGTCCGGCGGCACGAGGGAGAGCACCCCGCCGGACCCGCACGGCGACTACTCGGACGTGCTGTCCCCGGCCGAGCTGCGCGGTGAGCTGACCGAGGCCCTCCTCCAGGCCGACGGCTCCCTGACGGGTGATCAGATCAAGCGGGTGCGGAGCTCCGTGATCGAGCTGGCGCGCTCGCACGGCTGGCTCGAATCCTGAACCCGGCCGGTGGTGGGCGGACCTCCGCCCACCACGGCGGCGTACACGGGTCCACACGGGCCCGGCGGATCAGGGCCTACGCGGGCTTCGCCGGGGCGGGCCGCCCCGTGCCCGCCCGGCGCGGCGCCAGGAAGAAGATCATCGTCGTGACCAGATACAGCGCCCACACCGTCAGCTGGAGGACCGTCGGATCGGGCTGGAAGTTGAAGACGCCCTTCAGCAGCGTGCCGTACCAGCTGTCCGGCGGCACCGTCGCGGAGATGTCGAACGCCTTCGTCCCCAGACCGCCGAGGAACCGTGCCTCCTGGAGATCGTGCACGCCGTACGCCAGGACGCCCGCCGCCACGACCACCAGCATCGACCCGGTCCAGGTGAAGAACTTGGCCAGATTGATCCGCAGCGCGCCCCGGTAGAACAGCCAGGCCAGCACGATCGCGGTGGCGATCCCCAGCAGCACCCCGACCAGCGGCCCCGACCGGCCCTCGCCGCCCGCCCGTACCGACGCCCAGACGAACAGGGCCGTCTCCAGCCCCTCCCGGCCCACCGCCAGCAGCGCGGTCGCCACCAGCGCGCCCGTACCCATCCGCAGCGCCTCGTCCAGCCTGCCGTGCAGATCGCTCCTGAGATGCCGCGCCGTACGCCGCATCCAGAAGATCATCCAGGTGACCAGGGCCACCGAGAGGATGGACAGCGACCCGCCCAGCAGTTCCTGCGCCTCGAAGGTCAGCTCCTGGGAACCGAATTCGAGCGCCGCGCCGAACGCCAGCGAGACGGCGCAGGCGATACCGATGCCCAGCCACACGGGCACCAGCGCGTCCCGGCGCCCGGTCTTGACCACGTACGCGACGAGGATGCAGACGACCAGTCCGGCCTCCAGCCCCTCGCGCAGGCCGATCAGATAATTGCCGAACATGCCGGGCGTCCTTCCGCCGTTGTCACCGCGCGGGTCACGAGAACAGCTCCCGTCCCCACCAGTCGTCCGTGTCCCGGACGCCCGGCGGTACGGCGAAGACCGCCGAACCCACGTGCTGGATGTACTCGTTGAGCGCGTCCCCGCGCGACAGGCTCCGCTGCACGGGAATGAACGCCTCCCGCACGTCGTGCTGGTACGCCAGGAAGAACAGGCCCGCGTCGAGCCGGCCGAGTCCGTCCGTGCCGTCGGTGTAGGAGTAGCCGCGGCGCAGCATTCGCGCCCCGCCGTTGGAGTCGGGGTGCGCGAGACGTACGTGGGACGTCGGCAGCATCGACTTGAGGAACGGCTCGTCGTGCTCCCCGGCCCTGCCGACCGCCGCGCCCTCCCGCTTGTCCCGGCCGACGATGTCCTCCTGCTCCCGGAGGGACGTCCGGTCCCAGGTCTCGATCCGCATCGCGATGCGGCGCGCCACCAGGTACGAGCCGCCGGCCAGCCAGGCCGGTCCGGCCCCGGAGGAGACCCACACGTGCCGGTCGAGCGCGGCCGTGTCGGTGCCCGCGATGTTGCGGGTGCCGTCCTTGAAGCCGAAGAGATTGCGCGGGGTCTGCGCCTCGGGCGTGGTGGACGAGGTCTTGCCGAAGCCGAGCTGCGACCAGCGGACGGCGATCCGGCCGAAGCCGATCCGGGCGAGGTTGCGGATGGCGTGCACCGCCACCTGCGGATCGTCGGCGCACGCCTGGACGCACAGGTCGCCGCCGCTGCGCGCCGGGTCCAGGTTGTCGCCGGGGAACCTCGGCAGCTCCACCAGGGCCTCGGGCCTGCGGTCCGCCAGCCCGAACCGGTCCCCGCCCCTCCCCGCGTCCGCTCCCTTCCCGGCCGCGCCGGTGAACAGCGACGGTCCGAAGCCGACGGTCAGCGTCAGCCGGGACGGCCTGAGACCGGCGGCCTCACCGGTGTCGTCCGGCGGCGCCTCCGGGGTGCCGCCGAACGCGCCCTCGCCGACCGGGCGTCCCGCGGTCATCGCCGCCGCGGCGGCGGTCCAGTCCTTCAGGAGCCGGATCAGCTCGTCCCGGTCCCGGGTGGTCACGTCGAACGCGGCGAAGTGCAGCCGGTCGGGGACGGCGGTGGCGATACCGGCCTGGTGCGCGCCGTGGAACGGAACGGCCGGTCCGGCCGGCCCGGCGGGCTCCGTCCGGTCCGCGGCGCCCAGCGCCAGCGCCGTACCACCGGCCGCCGCGGCGCCGAGCGCGAGCCCCGCGCCGCCCCAGCCGATCACCGACCGGCGGGACGGCGCGCGGGACTCGTCGCCGGAGCCAGCGCCGGAGCCGGGAGCGGCACCGGCGTCGGAGGCGGAGTTGCCGGGGTGGGTCTCGTCGTTCATGGGCACGCGCTACTTCACGACCGCGGCGGCGAGCTTCGACAGCGGCTCGGCCAGCGCGTTCACCGCGTCGGACAGGTCCTTGCGGTCGGCCGTGCCGACCTTGTCGTACGAGGTGAAGACATAGCTCGACGGGTCCTCGCGGTAAGTGTCGAGCAGGGTGTTCAGCGCGGCGAACCGGGTGTCGAGCTCGGCCGTCAGCCCGGCGTCGTTCTTCGACGCCACCGGCTTGAGCAGCGCGTACGACTTCTCGGCGCCCTCCACGTTGGCCTTGAAGTCCACCAGGTCGGTGTGGCTGTAGCGCTCCTCCTCACCGGTCACCTTGCCGGTGGCGACCTCGTCGAGGAGTTCCTTGGCGCCGTTGGCCATGGAGGTCGGGGTGATCTCCGCCGTACCGACCTTCTTCTGCCAGACGGTCAGATCGGCGATCAGCAGATCGGCGAGCTCCTTGTCGCGCGGGGTGATCTTCTTGTCCTGCCACAGCGACTTCTCCAGCCGGTGCCAGCCGGTCCAGTCCGTTTCGAGGTCCTGGCCCTCCTCCAGACCGTCCTCGCGCAGGTCGACCTTCGGGTCGATGTCACCGAAGGACTCGGCCACCGGCTCGGTGCGCTCCCAGCCGATGCGGGAGTCCGCGTACGCCCGCTTCGCGGCCTCGATGTCACCGGCCTTGACGGCCTCCGCGAACACCTTCGCCTTCGGCAGCGTCTGTTCCGCCTGCTCCAGCGTGTACTGGCGGTACGCGGCGACCGCGGCGTCCAGCTTCGGGTCGCGCTCGGCCACCGTGCCGCCACCGGTCACCTTGACCCGCTGGCGGATGCCCTTGCCGGTCATGCCCGGCTTGCAGGCGATCTCGTAGTCACCGGCCTTGATCTCCGCGGTGATGTTCGCCTTCGTGCCCGCGCCGATGTTCTCGCGCTCGGTGACGATCCGGTCGTCCGGGAACAGCACGTAGACCTCGGTGACCTTGGAGCCCTTGTTCTCCACCGCGAGCTGGACGTGACCGGCGGGGAACTCCTTCTTCGACACCTCGCAGGAGGTGTCCGTGGCCGTGACCTCGATCGCCCCGTCCCCCTCCGCGTCGCTCTTCTCGGAGCACGCCGTGACGGCGGTGAGGGCGGCGACCGTGGCGAGGGCGGTGACCAGGGAGAGGCGGACGGGTCGCATGAGGGCTCCAGCGGCGGTGAAAGGTGTGCGGGCGCGGCCTCGCGGTGAGGCGAGCCTAAGTTAGCCCTACCTCACTCATGCGAAATCAGGGGAAACAGCAAGATACCTGCGTCAATGGACGTTTCGCCTTTACCGATCCTTTTGAATGGTTTGACGTACGCCGGCTCCCCGCGCCCCACCAGCGAGAGGCAGAACGTCATGCAGCTGAGCATCCGCAACCAGATCCCCGGCACCGTCACCGGTGTGACACCCGGAGAGGTGATGGCCACGGTCCGGGTCCATCTGCCGGGCGGTCAGGACATCATCGCGGCCGTCACCCTGGAGGCCGTCCGGGAGCTCGGGATCGGGGTGGGCTCGGCGGTGCGCGTACTGGCCAAGGCGACCGAGGTGTCCCTCGCCACCGGCCCGGTCGAGGGGCTGAGCATCCGCAACCGGCTCACCGGCACGCTCATGGAGATCGTGCTCGGCTCGGGACTGGCGAACGTCAAGGTGGCCGTGGACGACGTGGAGCTGACCGCCGTGGTGACCCGGGAGGCGGTGGAGGAACTGGGGCTCGCGCCCGGCACCGACGTCACACTGCTGATCAAGTCGACGGAGATCGCACTGGCCACGGAGTGAGCGGACGCCGCGAGGCGCGCCGGGTGTCGTGAGGTGCGCCGGTCGTCGGCGGGGGAGTGTCCGTCGGTGTCGGTGTCGCCGGAAGAGGTGTCCGGCGGGGCCCCCGGTGCCGGCGGTGCGGATTTCCGCCGCTGCGATGAGTTCCGGGCGGTGCGACAGTCGGAAGGGGGACAAGCAGTGCACACCCACGACACCGGGAGACGGCGATGCCGACAATCACCCCCAACCTCTGGTTCGACACGCAGGCGGAGCAGGCGGCCGAGTTCTACGTCGGGGTCTTCCCCAACTCGAAGATCACCGACGTCACCCGCTACGGCGAAGCCGGACCCGGCCAGGCCGGGACGGTGCTGACGGTGGCGTTCGAGCTGGACGGCCAGCCCTTCGTGGGCATCAACGGCGGCCCGCACTTCACCTTCGACGAGGCGGTCTCGTTCATGATCGAGTGCGCCGACCAGGACGAGGTCGACAGCTACTGGGACAAGCTCGTCGACGGTGGCGAGGAGAGCCAGTGCGGCTGGCTGAAGGACAAGTACGGACTGTCGTGGCAGGTCGTGCCGAGCGGCATGCAGGACGTCCTGAACGACTCGGACAGCGAGCGCGGCCAGCGGGCCATGAAGGCCATGCTCGGCATGAAGAAGATCGACATCGCCGCCCTGCGCGCGGCGGCCGACGGGGTCGCCTGATAGTTAAGCGTTCACTTGACTGTTGTGGTCCAGGGCGTCATAGTTAAGTACGTGCCTAACTATGAAGGCTCGTTGGACGCGCTGTTCCAGGCGCTGGCGGACCCCACGCGGCGGGCCATGGTCGAACGGCTGATCCAGGGCCCGCTCTCGGTCAGCCGGCTCGCCCAGCCGCTGGAGATGTCACTGCCGGCCGTGATGCAGCACCTCCGGGTGCTGGAGGAGTGCGGCCTGGTCCGGTCCGAGAAGACCGGCCGGGTCCGCACCTGTCACATCGAGCCGGCCGGGCTGCGGGCGGCCGAGGACTGGATCGGGCGGCAGCGCACCGTATGGGAGCGCCGCCTGGACCGGCTCGGCGACCAGCTGGAGCGGGAGCGTCCGGCGGAGCCGGGAACGACAGAGCAAGGGAGCGCATCATGACCGACCGCGACACGACGGACAGCACCGTCACCCACGCCACCTTCACCCTCGAACGCGCCTACGCCGCACCGCCGGCCCGGGTGTTCGCCGCCTGGTCCGACCCGTCCGCGAAGGGCAGTTGGTTCGCGGGCCCGGCCCACACGTACGAGCTGGACTTCCGGGTCGGCGGCACGGAACTCAACCGGGGCTCGCTCCCGGACGGCACCGTCATGACCTTCGCCTCCGTCTACCACGACATCGTGCCGGACCGGCGGGTCGTCTACGGCTCCACCCTGCACGGCGGGGAGGCGCTGGCGACCGCCTCGCTCACCACCGTGGAGTTCGAGGCGGACGGCGACGGCACCCGGCTGATCCTCACCGAGCAGGGCAGCTACCTCGACGGCCACGAGAAGCCGGAATGGCGCGAACAGGGCACGGGGGACTGGCTGGACGCCCTGGGCGCCTACCTGGCCGGGACGGGGGAGGGCGCGGCCGGGTAACGTCCGGGGGATGGGGACTCCGACGAACAGCGAACTGATCGACATCGCGCAGGCGGTCCTCCACCCGCACCGGGTGGAGGACCGCCTGTTCGGCGATGTGGCGGCGACCCTGGTGACCGATTCGGGGACGCTCTACTCGGGTGTGTGCATCGACACCGGCTGCGGGACGGGGTTCTGCGCGGAGCACGCGGCGATCGCCGCGATGGTGACCGCCCGTGAGTACCGGATCGTCAAGATCGTCGCGGTGTGGCGGAACGAGGAGGGCGCCCTGCACGTCCTGCCGCCCTGCGGACGGTGCCGGGAGTTCGTCCGGCAGATCGACCACGCCAACATCGACGCGGAAGTGGTTCTGGGGCGGGATTTCTCGGCGAGCCTGCGGGAGTTGCTGCCCGCTCACGAGTGGCCCCAGCCGCTCGACTGACCGTACGAGACTCAACTCGGCCCGTTCCAGGTCAAATTGACGAATCGTCAGTTCTACGCCGTGTCCTGCCGTGTCCCGGTGAGCCAGGCGTAGACGGCCCGCGCCGTGAACTCCTCCTGCCCCCGAGGGAACAGCAACTCCGCCTCCCGGAAGGCCGGATCGTCGGCCGTGCTCCGTACGTACGGCACGGCGACGCACCGCATACCGGCCGCGCGCGCCGCCCGCACGCCCGGCGCCGCGTCCTCCAGCACCACACAGTCCGCCGGGTCCACGCCCAGACGCCGCGCCGCCTCCAGGAACACATCGGGCGCCGGCTTGCCGCGCGGGACCTCCTCGGCCGAGACGACGAGGGTGAAGTACGGCGTCAGCCCCGTCCCGTCCAGCACCGCCTCGATGGCGGCACGCGACGAGCCGGAGGCCACCGCCATGGGCGCCCCACGCGTGTGCAGCCGTTCCACCAGTGCCCGCATCTCCGGAAAGACCTCGGTGGAGGCCCGCGCCAGTTCGAGGTAGATCCGGTTCTTCGCGAGCAGCAGTTCGTCGAGCGGCGCCCCGATCCCGTACTCCGTCCGCCACGCCTCCAGCGTCTCGCGGGTGCTGATGCCGATGTACCGGGTGTGCTGCTCCCAGCTGAAGTCGGGCACGCCGTGGCCCGCGAGCAGCCGCCGGCCCGCCTCGTAGTAGTTCGGCTCGCTGTCCACGAGGGTGCCGTCGAGATCGAAGACGACGGCGGGGGAGAGGGCGCTGGGGTAGGCGGCGGCGCGCGCGGTGCTCATGGCCCCAGCATGCCAACCGCCCGTCACCGGCGCCGGGACGGCCCGCCGTGCCACCGCCCGGTCGGGCGCGTGCCCGCTTCCCCCGCTACTGCTGCCCCCGCTCCCAACCGCTCCGCTGCCGGTCTTCCCGCCCCGGTTCTCCCGCCCCCGGTCTCTCCGCCCCGGGGCTTCCCGCCGGTTTTCCAGCCCCGGCCTCCCCGCCCCGGGGCTTCCCGTCGCCCGGTCTCCCGGTCACCCGGCCCCGGTCACCCGGCCCCGGTCACCCGGGGCCGGGCGACCGGTTCTCCCGGCGCCCCGGCTCCCCGCAGCCTGACCCCCGGGTCCGCGCTCAGCGGGACGCCCGCGCGAGCAGTCCCGAGAGCACGACCTCCAGCACCTGTCGCAGCATCGTCGTGAAGTCGAGCCGCAGGGCGGCCAGTTCCGGGTCCGTCTCGTAGACCGTGAGCATCGCGGCCGAGGGCTGCGCGTGCGTCCACACCGCCCCCGTCGTCATGACGCAGACGGCGGCGAACCGTGCCGTGTCCTCCTCGCCCAGTTCGGGCACCCGGGTGCGGACCAGGCCGGCGAGCGTGCCGACGTTGGCGATCGCGGCGCGTTTGTACTGCGCCGCGACGGCCGGTGAGACATTGCGCTCCAGCACCGCGGCCTGCGCGCTCGTCAGGTCGCACAGCACGGGGCGCTCCGCCAGGGACGCCGCCAGTACCGCCACCACCCGGTCGCCGCGCGCGGGCAGCGGGGCCCCCGCGTCCACGTCCGTCGCGAGCGCGCCCTCCAGATGCGCCAGCCACTCCCGGCTGGCGGCGTCGAGAAGTTCGAGGAGGACGGCCTCGCGGGACTCGAAGTAGCGCAGGACGTTCGACTTCGCCAGCCCCACCCGCCGGCTCAGCTCGTTGAGGCTCACCCCGGCCACCGGCATCTCGGTCAGCATCGACGCCGTCGTGTCGAGGATCGCCTGCCGGCGCTGGGCGCGCTGCTCCTCGCTGCGGGCGCGCTGGAAGGTCT
Above is a window of Streptomyces sp. NBC_01498 DNA encoding:
- the efeO gene encoding iron uptake system protein EfeO produces the protein MRPVRLSLVTALATVAALTAVTACSEKSDAEGDGAIEVTATDTSCEVSKKEFPAGHVQLAVENKGSKVTEVYVLFPDDRIVTERENIGAGTKANITAEIKAGDYEIACKPGMTGKGIRQRVKVTGGGTVAERDPKLDAAVAAYRQYTLEQAEQTLPKAKVFAEAVKAGDIEAAKRAYADSRIGWERTEPVAESFGDIDPKVDLREDGLEEGQDLETDWTGWHRLEKSLWQDKKITPRDKELADLLIADLTVWQKKVGTAEITPTSMANGAKELLDEVATGKVTGEEERYSHTDLVDFKANVEGAEKSYALLKPVASKNDAGLTAELDTRFAALNTLLDTYREDPSSYVFTSYDKVGTADRKDLSDAVNALAEPLSKLAAAVVK
- a CDS encoding TerD family protein, coding for MGVSLGKGGNVSLSKEAPGLTAVLVGLGWDARSTTGADFDLDASALLVNGAGKVLSDQHFIFYNNLTSPDGSVEHTGDNLTGEGEGDDESLKVNLAGVPADVDKIVFPVSIHEAASRGQSFGQVRNAFIRVVNQAGGAELARYDLTEDASTETAMVFGELYRHGAEWKFRAVGQGYASGLAGIAADFGVNV
- a CDS encoding cold shock domain-containing protein, translated to MLHAGRVLRFDEVRGYGFIVPHEGDEDVFMHANDLLDEKYQYKAGSEVEYELEMGDKGPKASRIRLLGAPASSGGTRESTPPDPHGDYSDVLSPAELRGELTEALLQADGSLTGDQIKRVRSSVIELARSHGWLES
- a CDS encoding VOC family protein, with translation MPTITPNLWFDTQAEQAAEFYVGVFPNSKITDVTRYGEAGPGQAGTVLTVAFELDGQPFVGINGGPHFTFDEAVSFMIECADQDEVDSYWDKLVDGGEESQCGWLKDKYGLSWQVVPSGMQDVLNDSDSERGQRAMKAMLGMKKIDIAALRAAADGVA
- the efeB gene encoding iron uptake transporter deferrochelatase/peroxidase subunit, whose product is MNDETHPGNSASDAGAAPGSGAGSGDESRAPSRRSVIGWGGAGLALGAAAAGGTALALGAADRTEPAGPAGPAVPFHGAHQAGIATAVPDRLHFAAFDVTTRDRDELIRLLKDWTAAAAAMTAGRPVGEGAFGGTPEAPPDDTGEAAGLRPSRLTLTVGFGPSLFTGAAGKGADAGRGGDRFGLADRRPEALVELPRFPGDNLDPARSGGDLCVQACADDPQVAVHAIRNLARIGFGRIAVRWSQLGFGKTSSTTPEAQTPRNLFGFKDGTRNIAGTDTAALDRHVWVSSGAGPAWLAGGSYLVARRIAMRIETWDRTSLREQEDIVGRDKREGAAVGRAGEHDEPFLKSMLPTSHVRLAHPDSNGGARMLRRGYSYTDGTDGLGRLDAGLFFLAYQHDVREAFIPVQRSLSRGDALNEYIQHVGSAVFAVPPGVRDTDDWWGRELFS
- a CDS encoding HAD family hydrolase: MSTARAAAYPSALSPAVVFDLDGTLVDSEPNYYEAGRRLLAGHGVPDFSWEQHTRYIGISTRETLEAWRTEYGIGAPLDELLLAKNRIYLELARASTEVFPEMRALVERLHTRGAPMAVASGSSRAAIEAVLDGTGLTPYFTLVVSAEEVPRGKPAPDVFLEAARRLGVDPADCVVLEDAAPGVRAARAAGMRCVAVPYVRSTADDPAFREAELLFPRGQEEFTARAVYAWLTGTRQDTA
- a CDS encoding YihY/virulence factor BrkB family protein, with amino-acid sequence MGTVVRVPQTRDMIGDELSGDEAWAALRTYGGRKLLTDAFLRFRFADGFSIARALAFQVVLALVPFCIALVGVATSLHTESVGRVVELTLTRIAPGPSAELIRTSLGRVGEGAGSGAAGELAVWLGLGFATLNLASAMAQIERGANRIYGVERDRPFLAKYSRALVLAVAAGLPLIGGFLILLGGTAVGGALAETFHWGETARDAWGWARIPVGVLLTWLASAVLFRWAPRRDQPGYTWLAFGSAVHLLLWVGATWLLTLYVGFSGSFGSVYGPLTAFVALLLWSQLAGISLFLGLSLAAQLESARAGQHDPVHPDPGHGGDPDHV
- a CDS encoding ArsR/SmtB family transcription factor gives rise to the protein MPNYEGSLDALFQALADPTRRAMVERLIQGPLSVSRLAQPLEMSLPAVMQHLRVLEECGLVRSEKTGRVRTCHIEPAGLRAAEDWIGRQRTVWERRLDRLGDQLERERPAEPGTTEQGSAS
- the efeU gene encoding iron uptake transporter permease EfeU; protein product: MFGNYLIGLREGLEAGLVVCILVAYVVKTGRRDALVPVWLGIGIACAVSLAFGAALEFGSQELTFEAQELLGGSLSILSVALVTWMIFWMRRTARHLRSDLHGRLDEALRMGTGALVATALLAVGREGLETALFVWASVRAGGEGRSGPLVGVLLGIATAIVLAWLFYRGALRINLAKFFTWTGSMLVVVAAGVLAYGVHDLQEARFLGGLGTKAFDISATVPPDSWYGTLLKGVFNFQPDPTVLQLTVWALYLVTTMIFFLAPRRAGTGRPAPAKPA
- a CDS encoding TetR/AcrR family transcriptional regulator, coding for MAQTFQRARSEEQRAQRRQAILDTTASMLTEMPVAGVSLNELSRRVGLAKSNVLRYFESREAVLLELLDAASREWLAHLEGALATDVDAGAPLPARGDRVVAVLAASLAERPVLCDLTSAQAAVLERNVSPAVAAQYKRAAIANVGTLAGLVRTRVPELGEEDTARFAAVCVMTTGAVWTHAQPSAAMLTVYETDPELAALRLDFTTMLRQVLEVVLSGLLARASR
- a CDS encoding cytidine deaminase family protein; the protein is MGTPTNSELIDIAQAVLHPHRVEDRLFGDVAATLVTDSGTLYSGVCIDTGCGTGFCAEHAAIAAMVTAREYRIVKIVAVWRNEEGALHVLPPCGRCREFVRQIDHANIDAEVVLGRDFSASLRELLPAHEWPQPLD
- a CDS encoding TOBE domain-containing protein, translated to MQLSIRNQIPGTVTGVTPGEVMATVRVHLPGGQDIIAAVTLEAVRELGIGVGSAVRVLAKATEVSLATGPVEGLSIRNRLTGTLMEIVLGSGLANVKVAVDDVELTAVVTREAVEELGLAPGTDVTLLIKSTEIALATE
- a CDS encoding SRPBCC family protein, which encodes MTDRDTTDSTVTHATFTLERAYAAPPARVFAAWSDPSAKGSWFAGPAHTYELDFRVGGTELNRGSLPDGTVMTFASVYHDIVPDRRVVYGSTLHGGEALATASLTTVEFEADGDGTRLILTEQGSYLDGHEKPEWREQGTGDWLDALGAYLAGTGEGAAG